One segment of Triticum aestivum cultivar Chinese Spring chromosome 2A, IWGSC CS RefSeq v2.1, whole genome shotgun sequence DNA contains the following:
- the LOC123185077 gene encoding uncharacterized protein → MRRPSHDRVPPPVLLILTCTLHITRRHGGSSIELHQYLSPKLPVVREKTRASEMPGRNLGAAGAKKEEGEHARLPKIDVQTLYVLYMVLFMMIWMSLFRFRYPQHAEFLRYTPAVEALAACFFFTFVTLMLQALLANALSEKAAPSPLPPPVNHWIMALSVWLFGVLYYLVYASMNDGYAAEPGYSGLLIAGVASVVSLAMTVYNMRQRPVFA, encoded by the exons ATGCGGAGACCAAGCCACGACCGTGTACCTCCTCCAGTCCTCCTCATCCTCACCTGTACGCTGCATATAACCAGACGGCATGGCGGTTCTTCCATAGAGCTCCATCAGTATCTATCTCCAAAGCTCCCCGTGGTCAGGGAAAAGACTAGGGCTAGTGAGATGCCTG GCCGCAACTTGGGCGCTGCAGGAGCAAAGAAGGAAGAGGGGGAGCATGCCAGG CTGCCCAAGATCGACGTGCAGACGCTCTACGTGCTGTACATGGTGCTTTTCATGATGATCTGGATGTCCTTGTTTCGGTTTCGGTATCCGCAGCACGCCGAGTTCCTCCGCTACACCCCGGCCGTGGAAGCCCTggccgcctgcttcttcttcacgTTCGTCACCCTCATGCTGCAGGCGCTGCTCGCCAACGCGCTGTCGGAGAAGGCCGCCCCGTCGCCGCTTCCGCCTCCCGTGAACCACTGGATCATGGCCCTCTCCGTGTGGCTGTTCGGGGTCCTCTACTACCTGGTCTACGCCTCCATGAACGACGGGTATGCAGCGGAGCCGGGGTACTCGGGCCTGCTCATCGCCGGGGTCGCGAGTGTTGTGAGCCTCGCCATGACCGTCTACAACATGCGGCAG CGCCCCGTCTTTGCTTAG